ACGCACGCGCGGAATGGCGGCAGCGGCAGCAGCTTGAGCGTCGCCTCCGTCACCACGCCGAGCAGCCCCTCGGAGCCGACAAACAGCCGCGCGATTTCGAAGCCCGTCTTGTTCTTGTGCGTGCGGCTGCCGGGGCGGATGACCGTGCCGTCGGCGAGCACCACTTCGAGCCCGAGCACGTAATCGCGCGTGACGCCGTATTTGAGGCAGCGCGGGCCGCCGGCGTTGGTCACGATGTTCCCGCCGATGCTGCAATCCGCGCGGCTCGCCGGGTCGGGCGGGTAGAACATCCCGCGCGCCTCCACGGCCTCCTGCAAACGCGCCGTGATCACGCCCGGCTCGACCACCGCCACGAAATCCCGCGCGTCGAGCTCCTTGATGCGGTTCATGCCCGCGAGTGACAGCGCGATGCCGCCGCGCACCGGCACGCAGCCGCCAACGTAGCCGAAGCCCGCGCCCCGCGCCGTGACCGGCACCCGATGGGCGTTGGCCCACTGCAGGATTTTCACGACGCTTGAAGTGCGCCGCGGCAGCGCGACGGCATCGGGGGCGGAGGTCGCGAACCACTTGTCGGCCGCGTGGGCGTTGCGCGAGCCGTCGTCGAGACGGAGTTCGCCCGGCGGGAGCCGGCGCTGGAGCGAGCGGAGAGCCCGCGTCATCGAGGCCTTCAATTCGCGCCTCCGCATGAGCCTCGCGCGGCGGCGATTCCCCGCAAGTGGAGCCGCGCTTTTTCGTAACTCTTGCGCTGGAGGAAGTGCTTCAGTTCGCCGTCCGCGCCGGGACCGAGGCGGGAGGCGAGTTCGTCGAGGCGCGCGAACAGCGGCAGCAGGTCTGGTTTCGGATTCGCCGATTTCATCGAGCGCACCGCGGCGTCCAGCGCGTCGAGTGACTCCAGGATTTGTTGCTCGGTCGTGTTCATCGGGCGGAAAGTGCCGTGTGTGTGTTCCCCTACTGGACGGGCGGCGGCGTGACTTTGTCGCCGAGCCGCATGAAATGCCAGAGCGCGTCGAGTTGCTTCCGGGCGTCGCCGCCGAGCACGTCCATGAGCGGGCTCCTGCCGTCATCGTCGAAATACACCGGCATCTTCGTCGTGGGCACGATGCGGAGCGGATTGAGAATCCAGCGGTCGAAGTAGTCGCGCTGCAACCGTTCCGCCGGATACGCGAAATTCAATCCCTCCGCCTCGAACACCTGCGTCGCCTTCTGCGGGCCGGTGCTGTGGCACGAAGTGCAGGAGAAGCCGCCGTCGGTGCCGAGAAGTTTTTGGCCGACGGGCACAAGCTCGTTGTTGATCGGCCCCTCCACGGGCGTGGTCGCGGCGTAGCCGTGGCTCATCGCGAGGCCCACCGCGAGCGGCGCGGCGCGGCTGGCGAAGGACGGCATGCGGTGGTCGAGCCAGTGACGCGGCTTGTAAGTTAGCGTGCCGGCGAAGAGCTTCGTCATCCACTCGGGCTTCAGTTTGCCGCCCACGCGCTCGAGCGGGGGGAAGCCCTCGAGCTGGCCGTGGCAGGCGGTGCATTGCAACTGCCGTGATTGGCGCTCTGCGAACTCGACCGGCGCGAGACGGGAGAGCGGCGCCCGGTCTCCCGCGAGAAACGCCACCACGGCCTCGCGCACGGCCTCGTCTTGCGCGTAACGCGGGTGCCTGGCTCCCTCGGGTGGTTTCGGCGAAAGGCAGCCGAGCGGCTCGCCCGCGACCGCAAGCTGCGCGAGCGGCCTGGCCTTGAATTGGTTCTCCAACTTGAGCGCGTGGCAGTTGAGGCACCCGGTGGTCTGCAGCAGGTGTCTGCCGCGCGCAAGCGTGGCGGCGTCGGTCGGCGCGCCGCGCTGCTTGAACATCGGCGCGTCCGAGCGGATGAACGCGGCGAGGTGCTGCGCCTCCTCCGCGGTCATGTTGAATCGCGGCATGCGCGTCCACGCGAAGTGCTCGGCGGGATTCCGGATGAACTCGGCGAGCCGGCTCGGCGGGAACTTGGCGTTGACTTGCTTGAAGGGCAGCTTGCCGGGCTCCGGTTCGTTGCCGGGCACGACGTGGCAGACGCAGCACTTGAGTTTGTCGGCGAGCTGTTTGCCGGCCTCGACGGCGTCCGCGTCGGATGGCGCGGCTTGCTCTGCAGCCGGTGACGGGAGCGAAGCGAGGAAGGCGGCGATGGCGTCGGCGTCGTCTTTCGCCGTCGCCCCGTGCAGCAGCTTGGGCATGTGCGCCGTCGCGCGTTGCGACTTCGGGTCGAGGATCCACGACGCCATCCACGCGAAGTGCCGGCGCGAGCCGATGCCCTCGAAGGACGGCGCATCCATCGCGAGTTCAGGCGCGCCGTTGTCCGCGGCCGGAACCGCGTGACACTTCACGCACCGCGATTCGAACACCCCTTCGCGGCCGAGCCGCAGTTTCTCGGCCCGGGCGAGCGCGGCGTCGGCCGGCGATCGCGTGAGCAGTTGCCGCGGGATCGGCTCCCACAAGATGCCTTTCTCCGACCACTGCAAGCGGACTGTCGCGTCGCCTGCCGTGGACGAGAACGAAGCGCCGAGCACGTTCGCGCCTTTGCTGAGGCGGATCGGTCTTGTCGTGGCGAAGGACGCGACTCCCGGCCCCGGGTGGGCGACATCGAGAAGGTTGGTGCCGTTGAGCTCGAGTTTGAATCCGCCGCCCGAGAGTTCGACGCGGAAGAAAAAGTCACCGCGCAGGTCCACGACAAGGTTGCCGGACCACGCGGCGCTGAACGTTCCCGGTTCGAGAAATGGCGTCGGGGATTGGCCGGCCGGGACGTGGAGCCAGACGTTTGGCGCGGTCGTGGTGTCGGACTTTCCGCCGGACGTGAAGGTCAGGAGCAGCCCCGCCTCGGGCTTGGACTTGGCGGGTGCCTGCGCGCGGGCCGCGAGGAGCGCGAAGGTGAAGGCGGCAAGAACGGTGGCGAAAAGTGTGGGCTTCAACTTG
This window of the Verrucomicrobiota bacterium genome carries:
- a CDS encoding c-type cytochrome, whose protein sequence is MSKLKPTLFATVLAAFTFALLAARAQAPAKSKPEAGLLLTFTSGGKSDTTTAPNVWLHVPAGQSPTPFLEPGTFSAAWSGNLVVDLRGDFFFRVELSGGGFKLELNGTNLLDVAHPGPGVASFATTRPIRLSKGANVLGASFSSTAGDATVRLQWSEKGILWEPIPRQLLTRSPADAALARAEKLRLGREGVFESRCVKCHAVPAADNGAPELAMDAPSFEGIGSRRHFAWMASWILDPKSQRATAHMPKLLHGATAKDDADAIAAFLASLPSPAAEQAAPSDADAVEAGKQLADKLKCCVCHVVPGNEPEPGKLPFKQVNAKFPPSRLAEFIRNPAEHFAWTRMPRFNMTAEEAQHLAAFIRSDAPMFKQRGAPTDAATLARGRHLLQTTGCLNCHALKLENQFKARPLAQLAVAGEPLGCLSPKPPEGARHPRYAQDEAVREAVVAFLAGDRAPLSRLAPVEFAERQSRQLQCTACHGQLEGFPPLERVGGKLKPEWMTKLFAGTLTYKPRHWLDHRMPSFASRAAPLAVGLAMSHGYAATTPVEGPINNELVPVGQKLLGTDGGFSCTSCHSTGPQKATQVFEAEGLNFAYPAERLQRDYFDRWILNPLRIVPTTKMPVYFDDDGRSPLMDVLGGDARKQLDALWHFMRLGDKVTPPPVQ